The region GATTCAGAAAAAAGCAGTAAATGGTTTcccagggaaagaagaagccaGAATATATGAAATTGGGTAGCTATCCCAAAATAAAAGTAGTCAGAACACGGAGCAGTTACAAAAATGAGCCAAGATGCTGGCTCAGACTCATACAAGAAGAACAAATATGTATGTTAACTACTTTTGCATCCATTATGAAGGCTGACAGAGATGTCCTCCATTATCAAAAGCTGCAAATGGAGGAAGGATACTGGCCCTGTAGCAAGACATTGAAGCTCCTTACCTAGCGGCACATCTTGAATATCTCTGTACCAGAAAATGGGAATTCCCGTCTTGCTAATGCCTTTCATGTAAACAGACTTGTCCTCAGGGTTTGACTGCACCTTCCCTCCTGTCAGCATCTGTGCTTGGATCTCACTGAGTTTGGGACTCACTTCTACCAGATGAATAGAGACATCACATTTACTAAGTAAGGAGGCAAGCTGCTTGAAGACCTATAAAGGCAGATGAATTCTATTAGGCACAGTCACGCTCTGCATACATTAAAGGTTTAAGAATTAACCTTTAATCTCATTATTTATATTCAAGATACAAGATTTAGTTAGctttcatttaataaaataatgaaagagaCTGTGCTTTGCTCCTCCAGAAGGAGGTGGAAATTTCTTCTTCAATTTTAATAAAAGCTGCTATATTTCTAATAAAGTTGGCAAAATACAGCACACATTATATAGTTCTAAGGACAACATGAAATGCGAATTCAGAATAGTAATAGCTTAAGAGTGAGTAGCTCTAGTACCTGCAGAGGATTtagcattaggaaaaaaatgggtCAGCTTTCCCAGACACCATGACCAAAAAGCAACCACTATCCTACATTTCACTGTGGTTATTAGGGTTCTTCTCCATTAACATATGTAAATAGAATAAAAGTTCTTCTGAGGTACTAAATCCCATTAGTGATTTGTTTCTGAATCAATAACATTAATAGCCATGCAAGCAAGACAGAACAGAAAGGCTTAACTCAGAAGAAATCAGCCCCTGAAATCCCAAAGGAACAGATGCAACTTCACCCCTGGGTGACTGTCCTCCCCTCTTCCTCCTGGTGCTTGCACTGAGGTCTCCCTCCCTGTTACACACAGCAGCACCCTCCCAAGTGGATTTTAGTTTGGATAATGTTTTCCTATACAGAAGTATTTTGTAATGGAATATTCCCACCCTCCTCTTCTGTCAAGTAATGTTTGAAAGATTACACACCTGTATGCACAGTCTGTGCACCCTGGCCCGAGTTCTCCTTCGAACTCagagagctggtctctgctgaACAACAGAAAATTGCACATATTCTAATTACACTCTAAGCTGCAAATCTCATGAATGAGATGATTTGGTTACTAGGGAAGGTTAAACCCTGATAACAAAGCCTCATTCCTTCAGATTTCAGTGTAGTCACAGAATAAAGCCAGAAATGGAGAATATTAATATTAGTTTTCACCTACCCGTAATATATCATCAGTAAGTGTGCCCCTCCCTGGGCCCATTTCCACCAGCTGGAACGCTTTGGGTTTGCCCGCGGCTATCCATTCACTGATGTACCATATTCCTATTAACTGACAGTGAGAAACAACACAAAGAGTTGCAGTAATAACTTCAGAACTTGTGGAACGTGACATCTGCCTTTTGCCTGATAATAACTAAAATACTATACAATATTCTCTCTCTGTACTTTGAGGTTAGGAAAAATCATACCTAACTTTGCCCTCTTTAGGTATTAAAGTTGCAATTGTTTGCTATCAGCGCAGCAGAAGCCACTCTCCACCGTAAGCGGGTGGGACTCCTTTCTGGCTGGTGCAGGTGCAAGAACTTTTACAGTTTGAATGCAGGTCAGTGCCCAACTACTTCTGAATGGCAGTTCCTCATGACAGTGCCTTTGTGGAAATGGCATGAAGAACAGCGTTTAACTGATCTTCACTACTGGAAACGATACACAAACTAGACCAaactctgaaaattatttttgattaGAGTTTTCATACAAAGAAACTaccataactttttttttttttaaataagttctATATGAAGTTAAGTGTTAGTAAGCACAGATGCTGTCCCAGACTATAACACATGAAAGGACTACTCGATcttccagaaaaacagaagaccctttcctcctccaaaaCCAATTTTTCTTTCGGGAAATACAACTCAAAGGTTCATGTCTATTGGTCGTCACTGCTGTTCAAGTATTTTGACACTGGTGATCACCTGTAAATCCCTGCCAGCCCCTCCAGCTTAGGAATGACGAGCAGCTATTTAAGACAGACACAGGCCCCACGCATTACCTCTCCGAACACCTGACTGATTTCAGGGGAGGTGACAAAATCCCCGCTCTCGCCGATGCCGCCGCGGCGCGTGTAGTAACCCTGcgtggggagaggggagaggagccgGGGCCCGCTAAGCGGCGTGGCGGGGCCGCTGCTCGGCCGGCGGCGATGCCACCGCACTCCGGTTGCTCAGGCCCGGCCCGCAGACCGCCACCGAGCTcagcccccggcccggccccgcccgcacCTCGCCGGGGTTGGTGAGCGCCTCCCGCATGTACTCGGCCACCGTCACCGGCCCGGTGGCCCGCAGCTTGAGGAGCAGGTGCCGCAGCATGGCGGAGGCCCGGCCGGGCCCCTCGGCCTCCGGCTCGCCCCCCGCTCCTGGGGGCCGGGAGAGGCAGCGGTTACCGTGGTGCCGGGGGAGCCGGCGGCGGCCGGCGGGGCCCAGGGCGGCGGCGAGGAGCGCGCGGCGCGCGGGCAGCAGCGCCATGGCGGCGGCaccggcggccccggcccgctcctcctccccttccgcCGCCCCGGGTCCTGGCCACTGGGTGAGCACCCTGCGTCCCGCCGCTGTATGAGGACGAGCCACCGGATAAGCGCCGCTAGGACCTACCGTAATTACGGTAAGATTTTTCCGAGACATCTCCCGCCAGCTCTCTGCCGCCTTACTTCGGGGAGCTCCGCACTCGACCTCCGCCCCCCTTGCAGGACCTGCTCTCCCGCAGTCCCGCGGTGCCGGAAGCGCGCGCCCGCATGTGCGCGGAAGCTTCCGGCGGGCAGCGATGGCGGCGCTGTGGGACTTCGGCGTGAGGGACCCGAAAGAGGCGGGTGGCGGCAGCGGCGAGGACGAGGACGACGACGAAGAAGGAGAAGATGGAGACGCCGAAGAGTTCACGCTGGACGAGGTGCTGCGTCTCGGCGGCACCAAGGTAAGGGGGGACGGCGGGAGGGAACGGGAGCACATGGCGGCCGGGTCCCCCCGGAACGGGCTCTGGGGGTGGCGGGGGGAGCCGTTGGGGGTGCGCGGCCTGGCGCGAGACCCTCTGTAACGGGCGcgcgctgccctccctgcagcaaGACTACGTGATGCTGTGCGCCGTGGACGAGACGGAGGAGGTGGTGGACGGCGGCAGGAAGGACGCGATCGACGACTTGAAGGAAGGGGAGCTGGAAGCGTTCGTCAGTTCTTTGGGGCTCGGCAAGTACGCGAAAAGTTGCTTCGTGGTGGACGAGGGGGAGGAGGACGACAGCAGCAAGGAGGAGAAGCCCCTAAAGAAAGACAAACGCAAGAAGGAAACGAACCCACCTTCattagaagggaaaaaagagaaaaaggtcaAGGAAAAGGCAAGTGCTGTGAAAgccagcaagaaaaaacaagctGGTGGTGATCAGGAGCAGCACCTTTCAGCAAAGACAGAGAGGCTGGAAGAAGATTTTGAATTTCATGCTAGGCAGGTGATACTGGTCAAACCAGGGGGCAAATGGTATGACCTAGAATACACCAACGAGTTCTCTTCAGAGCCACAAAATCAGATGCTTTTGACCAAGTATAAGGCTTTGGCCCAAAAGCTGTACCAGCATGAGACAGATTTGTATAAGAATAAGACGGATTATCAGAAGGGGGCGTCTTCAGCGTGGATGAAAACTGTTGTGTCATCGGGTACCTTGGCTGACAGGATGGCAGCGATGACCCTTCTCATTCAGGACAGTGCTGTTCACAGTCTCCAGTTTGTTGAGAACTTGGTAAACCTCGTAAAGAAAAAGGGCAGCAGGCATCAGAGCCTCATGGCTTTGGATACCTTCAAGGAGCTGCTTATTTCAGATCTCTTGCCGGATAATAGGAAATTATGGTCTTTCTCACAGCGACCATTTAACAACATAGAGAAGATGTCGAGTGGCAACAGGGATTCAAGAGACAGACGTTTGATACTCTGGTACTTTGAGCATCAACTGAAACTGCAGGTGGCAGAGTTTGTGCAAGCGTTAGAAACACTGAGTCATGATTCTCTGACAGCACCGAAATCCCGAGCGCTGGCAGTTGCCCATGAGCTTCTCTGTAACAAGCCTGAGCAGGAGAAAGTTCTGCTTGTTCAGTTGGTAAATAAACTGGGAGACCCTCAGAACAAACTTGCCACCAAAGCCTCATATCTTTTAGAGACGTTACTGCACAAGCATCCAAATATGAAGGGGGTAGTGTGCAGTGAGGTGGAGAGGCTTTTGTACCGGTCAAACATTAATGTCAAAACTCAATATTATGCCATTTGCTTTCTGAATCAGATAGTCCTCAGTCATGAAGAAAGTGCACTGGCTAACAAACTGATAACTTtgtacttttgcttttttcggaactgcattaagaaaaaagacGTCGAATCCAAAATGCTCAGTGCTCTTCTTTGTGGGGTAAACAGAGCTTACCCTTATGCTGACACTGGTGATGAGAAAGTGAAAGAGCAAATGAACACATTGTTTAAAGTTCTGCATCTTGTGAACTTCAGTACCAGTGTCCAGGCCCTGATGTTACTATTTCAAGTGATGGACTCTCAGCAGACTGTGTCAGATAGGTACTATGCAGCACTATACAAGTAAGTAACAAGTTTGCggagtttttttaatataaatttaagTTTATGAGGGAGTCACCATTAATTTAAAGTTGTAGAAACACTTACTTTGCTTTTAAGATCTTGTGAGTTTTGTGTCTCATTGGCTAAAAAATTTTGATGTTTTGTATgagctagaaaaaaaagcatgtggTTTCTTTGACTTAACATGAGGATAAAATAAATGGTAGTGATAAGTCCTGACAACACAACATATGCATTTCATGCTTTGCACTGTGTTTTGGTGGCATAATTATATTCCATCTATTATTTGAAACTAATAGATTACTACTTCTGAAATAACTTTTACAGTTACAGTGGTTTAGTCACAGAATAGCCTaaaatcatgttttcttttttccatatgGTGAGGGGGAAATATGTTAAGAAATTCTTTAGA is a window of Columba livia isolate bColLiv1 breed racing homer chromosome 3, bColLiv1.pat.W.v2, whole genome shotgun sequence DNA encoding:
- the CEBPZ gene encoding CCAAT/enhancer-binding protein zeta, with amino-acid sequence MAALWDFGVRDPKEAGGGSGEDEDDDEEGEDGDAEEFTLDEVLRLGGTKQDYVMLCAVDETEEVVDGGRKDAIDDLKEGELEAFVSSLGLGKYAKSCFVVDEGEEDDSSKEEKPLKKDKRKKETNPPSLEGKKEKKVKEKASAVKASKKKQAGGDQEQHLSAKTERLEEDFEFHARQVILVKPGGKWYDLEYTNEFSSEPQNQMLLTKYKALAQKLYQHETDLYKNKTDYQKGASSAWMKTVVSSGTLADRMAAMTLLIQDSAVHSLQFVENLVNLVKKKGSRHQSLMALDTFKELLISDLLPDNRKLWSFSQRPFNNIEKMSSGNRDSRDRRLILWYFEHQLKLQVAEFVQALETLSHDSLTAPKSRALAVAHELLCNKPEQEKVLLVQLVNKLGDPQNKLATKASYLLETLLHKHPNMKGVVCSEVERLLYRSNINVKTQYYAICFLNQIVLSHEESALANKLITLYFCFFRNCIKKKDVESKMLSALLCGVNRAYPYADTGDEKVKEQMNTLFKVLHLVNFSTSVQALMLLFQVMDSQQTVSDRYYAALYKKLLDPALATCSRPSMFLNLVYKSLKADVVLRRVKAFVKRLLQVTCGHMPPFICGTLYLLSELLKVKPELRVQLQDHVESDDEECFKDQEEAEEDEEKFVDADKEVESEERSTMENSAKTNDSNSTASWVHHLNMRGRKRGTSYDPMHRSPLYCGAESTSLWELKKLSEHFHPSVALFARTILEGNHIQYSGDPLQDFTLMRFLDRFVYRNPKHHKGKENTSSVVMQPKKKQFMKDRQNLAVNSKEFRAKDESKIPVDEVFFHRFYSKFDKRREKQKRQDDEESVEDVDDDEFERALDTFEAADNAIDIGQDDLDFAGNIKKKTKGGKKGQRSEDSSGDWEDSDDEDDFSDLDDEEVSLGSMEEEFGEDMDEEGGVFMDVSDDDKSLGSNRGKKRKLKDASILASAEEFGYLLDENAGSKFDNIGMNAMANRDNANIKQIQWEIERDKWLHNRDVKSIIKRKKQFRHRGLKSKYKGKKSKR